The window GCCACCGGTGCCGCCGCCAGCCCACCACCGTCGTACAGCGCCCACAGTTCGTCCCCGAGAACCGCCAGGCTGTACCCGTCGGCCGCCGCGTGGTGCACCACCACGACGAGCCGCGTCACCCCGGCCCCCGTCGCGAGCACCGCCCGGATCGGCCCTTCCCGCTCGAGATCGAACGGCCGGTTCCGCAGCTCCACCTCCCAGTCCGCCCGCCCCTCCGCCGGCCCGTCCGTGAACCAGGTCGGTCGGCCGGCCGTCGGGGCGGCGAAGTACTGACCGGTCGGACCGAACCGGACCCGCAGCATCGGGTGGCGACGTTCGAGCTCGGCGAACGCACCCGCCAGCCGCTCCGCGTCGACCGGCCCGGCCAGCGTCTGCCCGACATAGGCGTAGGCGGGCACCTCCGGATAGAGCCGGCCGGTCGTCACGAACGCGCGCTGCACCGGGCTGAACGGGAACTCCCCCGCCCGCACCGGCGACACCACGTCGGTGCGGGCCCGGTCCTGCGGGATCGCCAGGTGGGCGGTCAGTTCGCCGATCGTGCGGTGTTCGAAGAACAGCGTCGTCGACAGCGTCCGCCCAAGGCGTTTCTCCAGCTCCTTGACCAGGTCGACGGCGGTGAGCGAGTCGAGTCCCAGGACCAGGAACGGTTCGTCCAGGCCGATGGCGCCGGGTTCCCGTTCCAGCGGTCCGGCCAGCAGTTCCCGCACGACCGCGACCAGCTCGTCCCGCTCGGCCGTCGCGGTCGTGGCACCCACGCCGCCCGGTGCGGGTGCCACGGTCAGGCTGCCGGAGTCTGGGCGGCCGGAGTCTGGGCGGCCGGAGTCTGGGCGGCCGGAGTTCGGGCGGACAGCGCCGCCGACCGCTGGGGTCACCAGGACCTGCGGGGCGCCCAGGGCGGCCGCGGCCCACAGGGTCTCCGGCAGCTGTTCGATCGGCAGGACACCCGTGGAGCGGGCCGGGCCGTGGGTGCCGGCCAGGCCACCCCCGGTGATGGCGGGCAGGTTGACCGCGACGAACGGGCGACCGGCGGCCTGCTCGGTGGCCGCGAACGTGTCCAGGAACGCGTTACCCGCCACGTAGTCGCCGACCGCGCCGGCCAGCCCCGGAACGACCGACGAGATCGACGACAACGCGATCACCGGCGGGCGTCGATCACCCAGCGCACGGGTCAGCAGGACGGTTCCGTGGACCTTCGCGGACAGACCGGCGGTGATCTCCTCGGCGGACTTCGCTCGCAGGCTGCCCGGCCGGGCCACCCCGGCGGCCTGGATCACCAGGTCGAAATCGCGGTTCGCGACCAGTGCGGTGACGTCCTCCTCGACCGTCACGTCGGCGATCCGGTAGTCGGCGGTCGCACCCAGCTCGCGAAGTTCGGCCAGCAGGGCGACCGGCTCGGCGGAACGGCCCGCCAGCAGCAACGTCGGACGGCCACGGCGGGCCAGGTGGCGGGCGATCTCCGCGCCGGCCGCCCCAGCACCGCCGACGATCAGGTAACTGCCGTCCGGCGGCGGGAGCAACGGATCACCGGTCGTCACGGGGGCGAACGAACGGGTCAGGCGGTGGCCGTTGCGCCAGGCCACGAGTTCGGCCGGACCGGGAGCGGGTGGATCGGTGGCCTCCTGTCGCAGAGCGGAGCGACGGGACTCCTCCGGGTCGGCGGAGGTGAGATCGAGTAGCCGTACCGCCGCCTGCGGGTTTTCGTCGGCGAAGGCCATCGCCAAGCCGGACCAGACCGCATGCCGGGGGTCCGGTTCGTTGTCGCCGGTCGCGAACAGATCACGGGTCACCAGCAGCAGGAAACCGTTTCGCGGGGTCGCGGTGATCGCGGCCAGGGCATCGCCGGGATCGTCCGAATCGGCGATCACGATCGTCGCGGGAATCGATTCTCCGGGAGCCGGCGCTGCGGCCGGGATCCAATTCGGGACCGACAGTTTCGGGCGCGGCGGATCGGTCACCCAGAAACGGCGGCGCTGGAACGGATACGTCGGGAGGGCCACTCGGCGGGTTCCGGCGTCGAGGTTCTCGCGGTTCAGGAGGGCACCCCGCATCCACAGGTCGCCGACCGTTCTCAGGAGCACCGATGCGTCGTTTCCGGCGTGGCGGACGGTCGTTCCGCGTACCAGAGGAGAAAGGGTGACCGACGCGCCCACCTCGACCATCGTGTCGAAGCCGGCCCCGCGCAGCCGCTCGATCGCGTCCGCGAAACGAACCGGGTCGAGCGCGTGAGCCGCCAGATAGGCGCCGTCGAATGACGGATCCCACTCACCGGTGACCGTGCTCATCTGCGGGATCGTGGTCGCGCGTTCCGGCGGCGCGAGAGATTTCAACGCCTCGGCCACCGGGGTCATCGCCGGGGAATGGAAAGCGTGCGAAACCGCCAGCCGCCGGGTGGTGATGCCATTGTCGGCCAGGTCGGCGGCGGCTCGGGTGATCGCGTCGTGCGGGCCGGAGAGGACCACCCGATTCGGTGCGTTCAGGGCGGCGATCGTCACGCCCGTTCCGCCGGTGATCTCGGTGACCCGGGCGGCTGAGGCGGCGACCGCGAGCATGGCGCCCGGTTCGGTTCGGGCGGCGGTCAAGCGGCCCCGTTCGGCGGCCAGCATCACCGCCTCCACCGCGGTCAATCGGCCCGCGGTCACCGCTGCGGCCAATTCGCCGAGGCTGTGGCCGGTCACCGCGGCCGGCCGGATCCCGTAGGCGATCAACTGCGCGGCCTGCGCCACCGCGAACGCGACCACCAGCGGCTGGGTCACCTCGGTGTGGGCCAGATCGGACTCGGGGACGGTCCGATCGGTGCACCATTCGACCAGCGAACGGCCCGCCACCGGACCGGCCGCGGCCGAGACCTGATCCAGGACGGCTCGGAAGACGGGAGCCGTTTCGTACAGGTCGGCGCCCTGGCCGGGGCGTTGGCCACCCTGACCGCCGAACAGGAAGGCCACCCGGGCGGGACGGGTCGACGGCGGTCCGGGTTCCACCGCGGTCAACTGCTCCGGGAGATCATTCTCGGTCAAGATCGCTATGCGGTACGGGGCGTCGTCCCGCGCGGTCGACGCGGTGGCGCAGACGTCCGCCAGTGGCAGGCCGGGATGGTTCCGTAGGTGGGCCGCCAGCCGGGTGGCCGCCGCGCGGAGGGCGGGCCCGGATCGGGCGGACAGGGTCAGCAGGTGTGGCCCACTCTTCGCCCCAGACCCGACCGTGTCCTCGCCGACCTCCCGGACCACCTCGACGTTCCCGCCGACCTCCCCGGCTACTTCGACGTTTCCGCCGACCTCCCGGACCACCTCGACGTTCCCGCCGGCCTCCAGGATCACGTGGGCGTTCGTGCCGCCGAAGCCGAAGCCGTTCACGCCCGCGACACGCGGGCCTGTCCACGGGCGTCGCTCGGTGAGCACCTCGAAACCGGCCGCCGCCAGGTCGAACCGTGGGGACGGACGGTCGTGGTGCAGGGACGGCGGCAACTCCCCGTGCTGCAGGGCCAGGATCACCTTCACCAGCGCGGGCAGACCGGCCACGTTCAGCAGGTGGCCGATGTTCGTCTTGACCGAACCGAGCATCCGGAGACGACCGTCGGGGCGCGGCGGGAACGCGTAGGCCAGAGATCGCGCCTCGATCGGGTCGCCCACCGCCGTGCCCGTGCCGTGGGCCTCCACATAGGAGACCACGACCGGATCAACACCGCATTCCCGGTACGCCTCCGCGATCACCGCACGCTGGAGCAGCGGATTCGGCGCCATCAGACTCAACGAACGGCCGTCGTTGTTGACGGCGCTTCCCCGTACCACCGCGAGAATCTGATCCTCGCCGGCATCGGCGAGCCGGGTCAGAACCAGCGCGGCCCCGCCCTCCCCCGGCACGAACCCGTCCGCCTCCGCGTCGAACGCCCGGCAACGCCCGGTGGGTGACAGCGCCTGGGCGGCGTTCAGCAGGGTCTCGCCGGTGGCCGTCAGGTTCAGGTTGACGCCGCCGACGATCGCGATGTCACAGTCCCCGGCGGCCAGACTGCGCCTCGCCAGATGCAGCGCCACCAGAGCCGACGAACAGGCGGTGTCCACGGCGATCGCCGGGCCGTGCAGATCCAGGAGATGCGCCACGCGGGCGGCGATCAGATTCCGCAGACTCCCGGTCAGCGCATACGCACCACCCACCCGAATCCCGCCGCGCGGCCCGGCTCCCGCTCCCGCGTCGGCGTCGGCTCCCGCTCTGGCTCCCGCTCCGGCGTCGGCTCCGGCCCCGGCGTCGGCTCCGGCTCCGGCCCCGGCCCCGGCCCCGGCCCCGGCCCCGGCTTCGGCCCCGGCCCCGGCCCCGGCTCCGGCTCCGGCTTCGGCTTCGGCTTCGGCTTCGGCTTCGGCTTCGGCTTCGGCTTCGGCTTCGGCTTCGGCTTCGGCTTCGGCTTCGGCGATGATCTCTGAGTAGCCGCTTTCACCGACGGCCGCGAAGACGCCGATCTTGTGGGATTTGCGCCGTGCGCCGGCGTATCCGGATCGTTCCAGCGCTTCGTGGGCGAGCTCGAGGAAGATCCGAGCGTGCGGGTCCAGCAGCCGCGCTTCCTCCTCACCGATCCCGAAATATCCGGCATCGAAGGATGCCGGGTCCTTCAGAAACGCACCATGCCCGCCGTCGGCCCACCGAGTCACGGGTGTGACGCTGTCCCGCCCGGCCAGAAGGTTCGCCCAGAACTCCTCAGGCGTATCCGCCCCCGGAAACCGGCAGGCCATCCCGATGACCGCCAACGCCCCAGGCCCCCGACCGGCAGCCACCGACACCCGCCCCGCAGCCCCGATCTCCGCGGCCGCTCCGACCGACGTCCCCGCCGCCGCCGTCGTCAGCCCCGCCGACATTCCTACCGCCGCCGTTGCCGGTCCCGCCGATATTCCCGCCGCCGTTGCCACCGCAGTTGCAGGTCCCGCCGCCGTTGCCGCCGCAGTTGCAGGTCGCGCCGTCGTTGCAGGTCGCGCCGTCGTTGCCGACGTTCCGGCCGCTGTTGCCGCCGCACTTGCCGGCAGAGAGGTTGCGGCCGCTTCGTCGACCATCAGCCGATCAGCGAGGGCCGGAACCGTCGCGCAATCCCGGAGCATCGACGGTTCGAGGGTGCGGCCGAACGCGTCCTCCAACGCCGCCAGCACTTCCATGGCCTTGAGCGAAGACCCACCGATAGCCAGAAATCGATCATCCGGCCCGATCGATTCCTCCGAAACGCCGAGCACCCGCGCCCAGATTTCCCGGACGACCCGCTCCACGTCAGCCCGCCCGAACGGGATCGCCGCCCGCGCCCCGCCGGCTTCCTCAGCCGACGTCGCGCTGCCCCCCACCGGAACCGGCCGGCCTCCAGAGCTGTCCCCGCCATGATCGGACAGCTCTGACGACAAGCCGGCGCCGGGCCGGTGATCGGGGCTGTCTTCTGGGCGGCTCGGCGGCTCCGGGGACCGGCCGGGGAGGGTTTCGGGGGTGTGGCATAGGGGGTTGTCGGAGGGTTGAGCTGGTCGGGATGCGGTGCGGGTCGGGGGTTCGGGGGTGGGCGATGGCGGGGTCGACGAACGGGTCGGGGGTTCGGGAGTGGGCGGTGCTGAGGTCGACGAACCGGTCAGGCGTTCGCGTAGCGGGTGGCGACGTAGTTTGCCGCTGGTGGTTCGGGTGAAGGCGCCGTTCGGCAAGACCTCCACCCGGACGTCGTCGTGGGCCAGCGCCTCGGCCACCCGGGCCCGGACCTGGGCGGGCAGGCCCGCCGGGTCGGAGCGGACGGCGGGGATCGAGAGGTAGACGGCTACCCGTTCGTGGCCGGTGACGGGGTCGGTGGCGCCGACCACGGCTATCGGGCCGGCGGCCAGGCCCGGGGTGGCGGCGGCCAGTTCCTCCAGGTCGGCGGCGTGGAAGTTGCGGCCGTTGAGGAACAGGACGTCCTTGTGCCGGCCGGTCACCACCAGGCGGCCGGCCCGGAGGAAACCGATGTCACCGGTTCGGAGCCATGCACCGTCGAAGGCCGCGGCCGTCGCGATCGGATCGGCGTGGTAGCCGCGGGTGACGTTCGGGCCACGGACCTGGAGATGGCCGACGAGACCGTCCTCCAGAGGCCGCCCCTCGTCGTCCACGATGCGCAGCTCACAGCCCGGCACCGGATGGCCGAGGTCCATCAACGAAACCCCGGAAGCGGACGAGAGCACGGGCAGGGCGACGCCCCGGGCCAGGGCGGCCCGGCTCAGTGTCACCGGGACGGCGGGTTCACCCAGCGGGGGGCAGGCGACCGCGACAGTCGCCTCGGCC of the Actinoplanes sichuanensis genome contains:
- a CDS encoding non-ribosomal peptide synthetase/type I polyketide synthase, which encodes MRLTDVLTRAATIAPGQGIVHADRFVSYAELFADALRIGGGLREAGVAPGDPLPIVADDGADFLGLFWGAVVAGAVPVPLPPEPNRLAAVWRHLGGPPLAGDTATPGGTLLSPRDLRSALPLTTPHPVRPDDLAFLQFSSGSTGTPKGVELTHANVVANLAQGAQAGALTSEDVFVTWMPYFHDMGLIGTHLAPLYVRCRQIRISPLAFAKRPAVWLATASRHRATVLSAANFALALVNRRVAQPDLDALDLSSVRLLMVGAEPISPTVWDTFTTRLRPAGLRPGAMQPVYGLAEATVAVACPPLGEPAVPVTLSRAALARGVALPVLSSASGVSLMDLGHPVPGCELRIVDDEGRPLEDGLVGHLQVRGPNVTRGYHADPIATAAAFDGAWLRTGDIGFLRAGRLVVTGRHKDVLFLNGRNFHAADLEELAAATPGLAAGPIAVVGATDPVTGHERVAVYLSIPAVRSDPAGLPAQVRARVAEALAHDDVRVEVLPNGAFTRTTSGKLRRHPLRERLTGSSTSAPPTPEPPTRSSTPPSPTPEPPTRTASRPAQPSDNPLCHTPETLPGRSPEPPSRPEDSPDHRPGAGLSSELSDHGGDSSGGRPVPVGGSATSAEEAGGARAAIPFGRADVERVVREIWARVLGVSEESIGPDDRFLAIGGSSLKAMEVLAALEDAFGRTLEPSMLRDCATVPALADRLMVDEAAATSLPASAAATAAGTSATTARPATTARPATAAATAAGPATAVATAAGISAGPATAAVGMSAGLTTAAAGTSVGAAAEIGAAGRVSVAAGRGPGALAVIGMACRFPGADTPEEFWANLLAGRDSVTPVTRWADGGHGAFLKDPASFDAGYFGIGEEEARLLDPHARIFLELAHEALERSGYAGARRKSHKIGVFAAVGESGYSEIIAEAEAEAEAEAEAEAEAEAEAEAEAEAGAGAGAGAGAEAGAGAGAGAGAGAGADAGAGADAGAGARAGADADAGAGAGPRGGIRVGGAYALTGSLRNLIAARVAHLLDLHGPAIAVDTACSSALVALHLARRSLAAGDCDIAIVGGVNLNLTATGETLLNAAQALSPTGRCRAFDAEADGFVPGEGGAALVLTRLADAGEDQILAVVRGSAVNNDGRSLSLMAPNPLLQRAVIAEAYRECGVDPVVVSYVEAHGTGTAVGDPIEARSLAYAFPPRPDGRLRMLGSVKTNIGHLLNVAGLPALVKVILALQHGELPPSLHHDRPSPRFDLAAAGFEVLTERRPWTGPRVAGVNGFGFGGTNAHVILEAGGNVEVVREVGGNVEVAGEVGGNVEVVREVGEDTVGSGAKSGPHLLTLSARSGPALRAAATRLAAHLRNHPGLPLADVCATASTARDDAPYRIAILTENDLPEQLTAVEPGPPSTRPARVAFLFGGQGGQRPGQGADLYETAPVFRAVLDQVSAAAGPVAGRSLVEWCTDRTVPESDLAHTEVTQPLVVAFAVAQAAQLIAYGIRPAAVTGHSLGELAAAVTAGRLTAVEAVMLAAERGRLTAARTEPGAMLAVAASAARVTEITGGTGVTIAALNAPNRVVLSGPHDAITRAAADLADNGITTRRLAVSHAFHSPAMTPVAEALKSLAPPERATTIPQMSTVTGEWDPSFDGAYLAAHALDPVRFADAIERLRGAGFDTMVEVGASVTLSPLVRGTTVRHAGNDASVLLRTVGDLWMRGALLNRENLDAGTRRVALPTYPFQRRRFWVTDPPRPKLSVPNWIPAAAPAPGESIPATIVIADSDDPGDALAAITATPRNGFLLLVTRDLFATGDNEPDPRHAVWSGLAMAFADENPQAAVRLLDLTSADPEESRRSALRQEATDPPAPGPAELVAWRNGHRLTRSFAPVTTGDPLLPPPDGSYLIVGGAGAAGAEIARHLARRGRPTLLLAGRSAEPVALLAELRELGATADYRIADVTVEEDVTALVANRDFDLVIQAAGVARPGSLRAKSAEEITAGLSAKVHGTVLLTRALGDRRPPVIALSSISSVVPGLAGAVGDYVAGNAFLDTFAATEQAAGRPFVAVNLPAITGGGLAGTHGPARSTGVLPIEQLPETLWAAAALGAPQVLVTPAVGGAVRPNSGRPDSGRPDSGRPDSGSLTVAPAPGGVGATTATAERDELVAVVRELLAGPLEREPGAIGLDEPFLVLGLDSLTAVDLVKELEKRLGRTLSTTLFFEHRTIGELTAHLAIPQDRARTDVVSPVRAGEFPFSPVQRAFVTTGRLYPEVPAYAYVGQTLAGPVDAERLAGAFAELERRHPMLRVRFGPTGQYFAAPTAGRPTWFTDGPAEGRADWEVELRNRPFDLEREGPIRAVLATGAGVTRLVVVVHHAAADGYSLAVLGDELWALYDGGGLAAAPVATFAEHQAGPRAADIDHWRAVLAGYPRLSLPFDGDAADEPRGPYLVHQKALDPEVSRRLAGTAREAGVSLFHLLLAGYVRCLARWSGQVDVPVSVARAGREDRLPGVDRMVGPFADTLPVLVQVRPGETGTELAGRIRELWLTAERHGSVSTVDLARLLAADGAGPRTASPAGFSFARFPNAGVTAAGVLATTAGTASAATRLGLVCFEAHGTLHFSWNHPAALFTTATIERLATEHLAEITALAGPNATTGTGRRGGVVERIREQCRRTPEGIAVLSDGVPLTYRALNAASDRLAGRLVAGGGRRIGLLTGPGASTVIGVVGILRAGATWVPMDAAHPPARIAGLLTRAGVTEVVHDSGTRAVAETLGPEFTLVDAAAPGGSAALPADTPGGDTAYIIFTSGSTGRPKGVAVGHRAMADYLDWAIGAFGYRAGDRLAQTASICFDASVRQILAPLLVGATVVAWDRDTVRDPELLVELLVRDRVTVWSSVPTLWERLLTAAEKTRPDLSRLRWVHVGGEVLSPAHVRRWFDLLGPGQRITNLYGPTETTINATWHLITERPADEVTRLPIGRPIGGAEIEIAGPDGEIWIGGAGLADGYLDDPEQTAAAFVERDGRRWYRSGDLGELDADGVLWFRGRVDDQVKLHGYRIEPGEVEAALRRHPRVERAVVLVDGGRLVAWVQSSSVDGPALRAHLTGLLPGYLVPSRFEVVGELPLTAAGKIDRSRLRGGPAGSGVGEGGPAATATERLLAELWTRQLGVASVRREDDFFALGGDSIGVLELFAGLSEHRTALPRPTVVYRHRTLAALAAVLDATIDDGTPPGDPVGGVSLGGPVGGVSPGDPVGGVLPGDPVGDVSPGDPVGGVLPGGPVGGRDFPVTSTQRGFLLADAVGAPPTWLAAPRLHGPLDLERFRRAVDLLVGRHPMLRTVFPRDARPPVQRELRSVTPVVGYESAPRPLDEELAAEREYRFDPAEWPLVRLRLLRYGSEEHVLMVHAHHLVGDGYSVALLMRELSAVYDGAELEPIRATFREYVSRLEGMPSEVAPHDGGPIRVGGAITTAGFTVHTATELRDRAITAGVTPFVPVLAAYHRALASATGRPDPVIGVAVTGRDHALADLGRIFGPCATAVAVRPGSDASLAEVSAAVLDARTRTFTAPQGWQHFFTYLDFGALGGVRGETLRLTWDDTDAELAVPPGTEVLLAVRPVEAGLRLTLRTVLPQAVTDRLATEIAAELRRMTAVVEPGRLAADVEPGRLAADVEPGRMPDGVESGRMADGVERATLSAGLVGYLPGPEQLAALAGALPEDVRRMLPGLDRETIRGLIFPGRRARLLETVDTPLGRSGFVAVPRFADELGRPGLAEHVAAAVDLAAGLGARTVSLAGMIPANTNYGVAVSPYRRSDADLTTGHAVTAAAVVRTVFSALAARDRKLPDCVVAVLGLGSIGTSSLSLLLARAEAPASLILCDLPAAASRLTELAATLDVPTEVATGADAVYRADVIIAATSSGPRTLDVDRLRPGTILVDDSFPHCFDTSRALNRMRTRGDVLIVGGGLLDCGETVRNAAPGLPAIDRHLPGSIASCQLESLLHAAVPGLPLVDGPVRAEQAAAYWDALDSAGIEAAPLHLLNERLDPECDV